The Halalkalibacter krulwichiae genome has a segment encoding these proteins:
- a CDS encoding DUF2621 family protein: MPTWFMWFIVLWTIFLITVMFIGGYFMFRKFLKRLPKEDGKSILDWQDYYIEKTLHLWKDEQRELLNDLVEPVPELFRDVAKGKIAGKIGELAYNDKIEELTLDYIIRGYILATPKRDHKFLKKKLKEKNIDMSPYQDLLETS, encoded by the coding sequence ATGCCTACTTGGTTTATGTGGTTCATTGTCTTATGGACTATTTTTTTAATAACGGTGATGTTCATTGGTGGCTATTTTATGTTTAGAAAGTTTCTAAAGCGGCTCCCTAAAGAAGACGGCAAATCAATTCTTGATTGGCAAGACTATTATATTGAAAAGACACTACACCTTTGGAAAGATGAACAGCGCGAATTATTAAATGATCTCGTAGAACCCGTTCCTGAACTATTTCGTGATGTAGCAAAAGGGAAAATAGCAGGCAAAATAGGTGAACTAGCTTATAATGACAAAATTGAGGAATTAACACTTGATTATATTATCCGCGGCTATATATTAGCTACGCCCAAGCGTGACCATAAATTCCTTAAGAAAAAGCTGAAAGAAAAAAACATTGACATGAGCCCGTATCAAGATTTACTAGAAACATCATAG
- a CDS encoding ABC transporter transmembrane domain-containing protein, with the protein MSVFKDLWWFFSQEKKAYGIGIVILAFVSLFTLVPPLIVGVIVDHIVLETLTGSILLMWIVVLLVVGLLTYVLRYVWRIMIFGASIRLARLLRNRLYVHFTKMSQRFYQRHRTGDLMAHATNDIRAVQMTAGQGVLTLVDSLTMGSFVIITMATTISWKLTLICLIPMPFMAYLTSYYGTLLHKRFHHAQSAFSQLNDNVQESITGVRVAKTFGQEQDEIKRFKAKSQEVVDKNVAVAKIDALFDPTISLIVGVSYFLAIVFGARFVIGGELTIGQLTSFTIYLGLLIWPMLAFGWLFNIVERGRASNDRISALLSEKQDITDHEVATNENVTGDVTVEIDHFTYPGSEKATLTDIAFKLEQGKTLGIVGKTGSGKSTLIRILQREYDLSNGVIKIGAKQVHEYRLDDLKKTFGHVPQDHFLFSATIADNVAFAKPEASMNEVIDSCKLASIHDDIIGFPEGYATIVGERGVTLSGGQKQRISIARALLPNPNILILDDSLSAVDAKTEETILDALRQNRSGKTTIITAHRLSAIKHADLILVLDQGKIVERGTHSDLMENEGWYQRMYEHQQLEELVEQGGRRNAT; encoded by the coding sequence GTGAGTGTATTTAAAGATCTTTGGTGGTTCTTTTCTCAGGAAAAAAAGGCATATGGAATTGGAATCGTTATTTTAGCATTTGTTTCTCTTTTTACTCTTGTCCCACCATTAATTGTAGGTGTCATTGTCGATCACATTGTACTTGAAACTCTAACAGGAAGTATATTGTTAATGTGGATCGTTGTGTTGTTAGTAGTTGGGTTACTAACGTATGTTCTCCGCTATGTATGGAGGATAATGATTTTTGGTGCTTCCATTAGGTTAGCAAGGCTGTTACGTAATCGTTTATATGTGCACTTTACTAAGATGTCTCAACGTTTTTATCAGCGTCACCGTACAGGAGACTTAATGGCTCATGCGACGAATGATATTCGGGCCGTCCAAATGACAGCTGGTCAAGGTGTTTTGACATTAGTTGATTCTTTAACAATGGGGAGCTTTGTGATTATTACGATGGCAACGACAATTAGTTGGAAACTGACTCTTATTTGTTTAATTCCCATGCCATTTATGGCGTATTTAACTAGTTATTATGGAACTTTATTACACAAGCGTTTTCATCATGCACAGTCAGCGTTTTCTCAATTGAATGATAATGTGCAGGAAAGTATAACAGGGGTTAGAGTAGCCAAAACATTCGGACAGGAACAGGATGAGATCAAACGATTTAAAGCAAAATCTCAAGAAGTTGTAGATAAGAATGTAGCAGTCGCGAAGATTGATGCACTGTTTGATCCTACGATTTCCTTAATTGTTGGAGTTTCATACTTTTTAGCGATCGTATTTGGCGCAAGGTTTGTCATTGGTGGTGAATTAACGATTGGTCAGCTGACTAGCTTTACCATCTATTTAGGATTGTTAATTTGGCCTATGTTGGCCTTTGGGTGGTTATTTAATATTGTCGAACGGGGGAGGGCTTCAAATGATCGTATATCTGCTTTATTATCTGAAAAGCAGGACATAACAGATCATGAGGTAGCAACAAACGAGAACGTAACCGGTGATGTAACAGTGGAAATTGATCATTTTACGTATCCAGGCAGTGAAAAAGCTACACTTACCGATATTGCTTTTAAATTAGAACAAGGAAAGACGCTTGGAATTGTTGGGAAAACCGGAAGTGGGAAATCAACCTTAATTCGAATACTTCAACGTGAATATGACCTTTCTAATGGCGTTATCAAAATAGGAGCTAAACAGGTGCATGAGTATCGACTCGATGATTTAAAAAAGACATTTGGACATGTGCCGCAAGACCACTTTTTGTTTTCAGCTACAATAGCCGATAATGTAGCATTTGCAAAACCGGAAGCGTCCATGAATGAAGTTATTGATAGTTGTAAACTAGCTTCCATCCATGATGATATTATTGGCTTTCCAGAAGGTTATGCAACGATTGTAGGAGAACGTGGAGTTACTTTATCAGGCGGTCAAAAGCAAAGAATTTCGATTGCACGAGCGCTTCTGCCTAATCCGAATATTTTAATTTTGGATGATTCTCTCTCGGCTGTTGATGCGAAAACTGAGGAGACGATATTAGATGCTCTCCGTCAAAATAGATCAGGCAAAACGACAATTATTACAGCTCATCGTTTAAGTGCAATAAAGCATGCAGATCTTATTCTCGTACTTGATCAAGGTAAAATTGTTGAGCGTGGTACACATTCTGATTTAATGGAAAATGAAGGATGGTATCAAAGAATGTATGAACATCAACAGTTAGAAGAGTTAGTGGAACAAGGAGGGCGGCGTAATGCAACATAA
- a CDS encoding CcdC family protein translates to MNDIYVWITSIGAVVMATFALILRLRATKKPASVRKIIIPPIAMSTGFLMFLYEPARPAFIQVIEAVAVGIIFSVLLIKTSKFEIKEQQIYLKRSKAFAFILVGLLLARILFKLIIGDAINIEELAGMFFLLAYGMIIPWRISMYVSFKKIEKELQTKVKSNAVTLNP, encoded by the coding sequence TTGAACGACATCTATGTCTGGATCACGTCAATTGGAGCTGTTGTGATGGCAACCTTTGCGCTTATCCTTCGATTAAGGGCAACAAAGAAACCAGCTTCTGTACGAAAGATTATTATTCCACCAATCGCGATGTCTACTGGGTTTTTAATGTTTTTATACGAGCCAGCAAGACCGGCGTTCATACAAGTAATCGAAGCTGTTGCGGTCGGAATCATATTTTCTGTTCTATTAATTAAAACATCCAAATTTGAAATTAAAGAGCAGCAAATATATTTAAAAAGATCAAAAGCATTTGCCTTTATATTAGTTGGCTTACTGCTTGCGAGAATTTTATTTAAATTAATCATTGGAGATGCTATTAACATTGAAGAGCTAGCGGGTATGTTCTTTTTACTTGCATATGGCATGATTATTCCATGGCGGATATCTATGTATGTCAGTTTCAAAAAAATAGAAAAAGAACTTCAAACAAAGGTGAAATCCAATGCTGTAACGCTAAATCCTTAA
- a CDS encoding ABC transporter ATP-binding protein encodes MQHKDQVLTNKEQRTILKRLLSYTKNHIKSLLVAFFLLIVATAAELVGPILIKIFIDDYLTPRQFPFEPLLWLAIFYIGLHLSSVVINYFQAYMFQKISLKLVQELRVDVFTNVERQGLKFFDQTPAGALISRITNDTESIKEFYLTVLANFVQNILFLIGIFIAMFYLNPTLALFCIVLLPLIFGLMQWYRKISSRLYADMSEKLSVLNSKMNETIQGMSIVQMFRQERRLRKEFSEVNEEHLQAGMKTMKLDGLLLRPAVDLISIMALILILSFFGITSFIGPVEIGVLYAFVNYIDRFFEPVNQMMMRLSLFQQAIVSGGRVFKLMDYKEYAPLQQGEYSPSIHNGEIEFKDVSFSYDGKSDVLRNISFTVKNGETVALVGHTGSGKSSIINVLMRFYELDRGQITIDGQPLETFSNKELRENIGLVLQDPFLYTGTISSNIRLNRDHLTDQQLKDAAQFVRANEFIEKLPNTYQAEVTERGSTFSSGQRQLLSFARTIVSNPKVLILDEATANVDTETEEAIQDTLKRMANGRTTIAIAHRLSTIKDADQIIVLHKGEIMEKGTHMELLQLKGLYHKMYLLQKGAELEQAQL; translated from the coding sequence ATGCAACATAAGGATCAAGTTTTAACGAATAAGGAGCAGCGTACGATACTTAAACGTTTGCTTAGTTATACAAAAAATCATATTAAATCATTACTCGTTGCCTTTTTTCTCCTAATTGTTGCAACAGCAGCTGAACTGGTAGGTCCAATTTTAATTAAGATCTTTATTGATGATTATTTAACGCCACGTCAATTTCCATTCGAACCGTTATTATGGTTAGCGATCTTTTACATTGGTTTGCATTTGAGCTCTGTCGTCATTAATTACTTTCAAGCCTATATGTTTCAAAAAATCTCCTTGAAACTTGTTCAAGAATTACGGGTGGATGTGTTTACTAATGTGGAACGTCAAGGATTAAAATTCTTTGATCAAACACCAGCTGGAGCATTAATTTCTAGAATCACCAATGATACAGAGTCCATTAAGGAATTCTACCTTACAGTACTAGCGAATTTTGTTCAAAATATCTTGTTTTTAATTGGGATTTTTATTGCAATGTTTTATTTGAACCCAACGCTGGCTCTTTTCTGTATTGTGTTATTACCGCTAATCTTTGGGCTGATGCAATGGTATCGAAAAATTAGCTCGCGCTTGTATGCGGATATGAGTGAGAAATTAAGTGTGTTAAATTCAAAGATGAATGAAACAATTCAAGGAATGTCCATTGTACAAATGTTTCGTCAGGAGCGTAGGTTACGTAAAGAATTTAGTGAGGTAAACGAAGAGCATTTACAAGCTGGTATGAAAACGATGAAGCTCGATGGTTTGCTTTTAAGACCAGCAGTTGATTTAATCTCAATTATGGCACTCATTTTAATTTTAAGCTTTTTTGGGATCACATCTTTTATTGGTCCAGTTGAAATCGGTGTATTATATGCTTTTGTCAATTATATAGATCGTTTCTTTGAACCGGTCAATCAAATGATGATGCGTTTGTCATTGTTTCAGCAGGCGATTGTTTCAGGAGGACGTGTATTCAAACTAATGGATTATAAAGAATATGCTCCTTTGCAGCAGGGTGAGTACTCACCTTCTATTCATAACGGCGAGATTGAATTTAAGGATGTTTCTTTTTCTTATGATGGTAAGAGCGATGTCTTGAGAAATATCTCATTCACGGTGAAAAACGGTGAGACTGTTGCGTTAGTTGGTCACACTGGTAGTGGAAAAAGTTCAATTATTAATGTATTAATGAGGTTTTACGAGCTCGACCGTGGACAGATTACGATCGATGGTCAGCCACTTGAAACATTTTCTAATAAGGAATTAAGAGAGAACATCGGTCTCGTTTTGCAAGATCCCTTTCTTTATACCGGTACTATTTCTAGTAATATTCGATTAAACCGAGATCATTTAACGGATCAACAGTTAAAAGATGCGGCACAATTTGTCAGGGCGAATGAGTTTATTGAAAAATTACCTAATACCTATCAAGCTGAGGTGACAGAAAGAGGATCGACTTTTTCTAGTGGTCAAAGACAACTACTTTCATTTGCTCGAACGATTGTTTCAAATCCCAAAGTATTAATTCTAGATGAAGCAACAGCGAATGTCGATACAGAGACGGAAGAAGCGATACAAGATACATTAAAAAGGATGGCTAATGGTCGTACGACGATTGCGATTGCTCATCGTTTATCAACGATCAAAGATGCCGATCAAATTATAGTGCTTCATAAAGGAGAGATTATGGAAAAGGGAACTCATATGGAACTCCTTCAACTTAAAGGTTTGTATCATAAGATGTATTTGCTTCAAAAAGGGGCTGAGTTAGAACAGGCTCAACTGTAA
- a CDS encoding alpha/beta hydrolase, protein MKRESWIPLSDGHEVYLWSWQDETIAPKAIIQLAHGMAEHSERYQRTAEQLAACKMIVYAHDHRGHGRTVERNGLLGHLSDENGFERAVTDLKEINEFIHLNHPDLPVFLLGHSMGSFFVRRFVQRYDGCVDGVLLSGTGGHPGYKGKTLVKIAEKQMKKRSKKSEGHLINRLIFQNYNKKISPKMTDFDWLSTNQNEVRKYIDDPKCGFIPTIGLFYDVLKGLDLIHLDSEVEKINKTLPFYFFSGADDPVGEHTKGIKKVIDQLKRHHLNHVDYRFYHKGRHEMLNEMNNHEVIKHLCEWINKQLYKVAKNE, encoded by the coding sequence ATGAAACGAGAAAGTTGGATTCCGCTATCAGATGGGCATGAAGTGTATCTTTGGAGTTGGCAAGATGAAACGATTGCACCAAAAGCAATTATCCAGCTAGCGCATGGGATGGCAGAGCATAGTGAACGTTATCAACGCACTGCTGAGCAATTAGCAGCTTGCAAAATGATTGTGTACGCACATGATCACCGCGGTCATGGAAGAACAGTGGAGAGAAACGGACTACTTGGTCATTTGTCAGATGAAAACGGGTTTGAAAGAGCTGTTACAGATTTAAAAGAAATTAATGAATTTATTCACCTTAACCATCCGGACCTCCCTGTATTTTTATTAGGTCACAGCATGGGATCCTTTTTTGTCCGGCGTTTTGTCCAACGATATGATGGGTGTGTTGATGGAGTTTTGTTATCAGGGACAGGTGGACATCCTGGTTATAAAGGGAAAACGTTAGTGAAAATCGCTGAAAAGCAAATGAAAAAACGAAGTAAAAAGTCAGAGGGACACTTAATCAATCGTTTAATCTTTCAGAATTACAATAAAAAAATCTCACCTAAAATGACCGATTTTGATTGGTTGTCAACTAATCAAAATGAAGTTAGAAAATACATCGATGATCCTAAATGCGGCTTTATCCCGACAATTGGCTTGTTTTATGATGTATTAAAAGGGCTTGATTTAATTCATCTAGATTCTGAAGTAGAAAAAATAAATAAAACATTGCCATTTTACTTTTTTAGTGGAGCAGATGATCCTGTTGGAGAACATACAAAAGGAATAAAAAAGGTAATAGATCAATTGAAAAGGCATCATCTTAATCACGTTGATTACCGATTTTATCATAAGGGACGACACGAAATGCTAAATGAAATGAACAATCATGAGGTAATCAAACATCTTTGTGAATGGATTAATAAACAGTTATATAAAGTGGCAAAAAATGAATAA
- a CDS encoding YjcZ family sporulation protein: MSHFTGANSFILIVVLFILLVIVGSAYIA, from the coding sequence ATGTCTCACTTTACAGGAGCTAATAGCTTTATTCTGATTGTCGTGTTATTCATTTTGCTAGTAATTGTAGGGTCTGCCTATATTGCATAG
- the sirA gene encoding sporulation inhibitor of replication protein SirA yields the protein MRHYEIYIIEEDVARQYYGQESKLFYLFLEHEKAKGPQKQIIRKQIEYITKPIPTLLLQQKVKQDLTKNDGYRRKKNTHVIEIQERDSKAELVISSDALYVTAEGSFDVETIFFEILRKCEPSFFACSLEDHRFGWLKPLKQEDILKTNQV from the coding sequence ATGAGGCATTATGAAATCTATATTATTGAAGAAGATGTTGCTCGTCAATATTACGGACAGGAATCAAAGCTGTTTTATTTATTTCTTGAACATGAGAAGGCGAAGGGACCACAGAAGCAAATCATCCGAAAACAAATTGAATACATCACTAAGCCTATTCCAACTCTGCTCTTACAACAAAAAGTAAAGCAAGATTTGACCAAGAATGATGGATATCGAAGAAAGAAAAATACACATGTTATTGAAATACAAGAAAGAGATTCCAAAGCAGAGCTTGTAATTAGTTCTGATGCGCTTTATGTAACGGCGGAGGGTTCTTTTGATGTAGAAACAATCTTTTTTGAAATTTTAAGAAAGTGCGAACCTTCCTTTTTTGCTTGTTCATTAGAAGATCATCGTTTTGGTTGGTTAAAACCGCTAAAACAAGAAGATATCCTTAAAACCAATCAAGTCTAA
- a CDS encoding phosphatase PAP2 family protein: MNQAEFLRTLTENQHPMLDSIAAILTFLGNEEFYFLIVPIIYWCVQKQAGFRLFYIFLVSVTINAFLKITYAIQRPIGVEGVHSLFISSAEVGSHYPNDSFPSGHAQGSTTLWGYLAYLISRPTFWVFAVCLILLISFSRIYTGLHWPTDVIAGIMIAVFILIVAIRIQHFLSTIPAKAQWSLAILIPLFFVAFFPEEEGAKYAGFLLGAGIGYLIEGQKVNMLISNRTVKKISAYAIGIIGLFALQIGLKFIFPEHIVFDFIRYSCIGLWGLLGAPYMFVKLGIYETNKDIQLMKGNVSV; encoded by the coding sequence ATGAATCAAGCAGAGTTTCTAAGAACGCTTACCGAGAATCAACACCCTATGTTAGACAGCATTGCAGCAATCTTAACCTTTTTGGGCAATGAGGAATTTTATTTTTTAATTGTTCCCATTATCTACTGGTGTGTACAAAAGCAAGCTGGTTTTCGACTATTTTATATCTTTTTAGTTTCTGTAACAATTAATGCTTTCTTAAAAATTACATATGCGATTCAGCGTCCGATTGGAGTCGAAGGTGTTCATTCGCTTTTTATTTCCTCTGCTGAAGTAGGGAGTCATTACCCGAATGATTCCTTTCCAAGCGGACACGCACAAGGCTCAACCACTTTGTGGGGATATTTGGCTTATTTAATATCGCGTCCAACTTTTTGGGTCTTTGCCGTCTGTTTAATTCTTCTCATCTCGTTTTCGAGGATATATACGGGCCTACACTGGCCAACGGATGTTATCGCAGGAATCATGATAGCTGTTTTTATTTTAATAGTGGCTATTCGCATTCAGCATTTTCTTTCCACTATCCCTGCAAAAGCACAATGGTCATTAGCTATACTTATACCTTTATTCTTTGTAGCCTTTTTCCCAGAAGAGGAAGGAGCAAAATATGCAGGCTTTTTATTAGGGGCAGGAATTGGTTATTTGATTGAAGGGCAGAAGGTCAATATGCTAATTAGTAATCGGACAGTAAAGAAAATAAGTGCTTACGCTATTGGAATCATTGGTTTATTTGCACTTCAGATTGGATTGAAATTTATATTCCCTGAACACATTGTTTTTGACTTTATTCGCTATAGTTGTATAGGTTTGTGGGGGCTGCTCGGTGCGCCTTATATGTTTGTAAAGTTAGGAATATATGAAACCAATAAAGATATTCAGTTGATGAAAGGGAATGTTTCTGTGTAA
- a CDS encoding GNAT family N-acetyltransferase translates to MVTYKVNERITAEQMADLFKDSGIKRPIDDLPRLEKMIDQADLLITAWENDELIGLARSLTDFSYCCYLSDLAVRFNYQKQGVGKTLFEQTHIAIGEQCNLVLLSAPDAIDYYPKIGMDQANNAFLIKRSQ, encoded by the coding sequence ATGGTTACATACAAAGTAAATGAACGAATTACAGCAGAACAAATGGCTGATCTGTTCAAGGACTCTGGAATAAAGCGGCCTATAGATGACTTACCAAGGCTAGAAAAGATGATAGACCAAGCAGATTTATTAATCACAGCATGGGAAAATGATGAATTAATAGGTCTTGCTCGCTCTCTCACAGATTTTTCTTATTGCTGTTATTTGTCTGATCTTGCTGTTCGCTTTAACTATCAAAAGCAAGGAGTCGGAAAGACACTTTTTGAACAAACTCACATTGCTATTGGCGAACAATGTAATCTTGTTCTCCTCTCAGCACCAGATGCGATCGATTATTACCCTAAAATAGGGATGGATCAAGCAAATAACGCCTTTTTAATTAAAAGGAGCCAATAA
- the megL gene encoding methionine gamma-lyase: MKMDHKTRFETKVIHSGYNPKQHFDSLSPPIYQTSTFTFSSIEQGAGRFAGQEDGYIYSRLANPTVSILEEKMANLEEGERALAFSSGMAAVSASIMSTTKANDHILCSKGVYGCTFGLLDMLKEKYSINYTFSTLQTKEEIIANIQDETTCIYIETPINPTMKLIDLQLVTSIAKEKGITVIVDNTFSTPYLQQPLSIGCDLVVHSATKYIGGHGDVVAGVIVGKEETVNEIRKSTQKDLGGILSPFDAWLLIRGLKTLAIRMDRHCDSAEQLADKLRFHPKIKAVYYPGQKQQSDYAIMQRQMKKGGGLISFEVKGTFEDTVKVVNRLQLIKIAVSLGDPESLIQHPASMTHAVVPKSVREEMDISDQLLRLSVGLEAWEDIWADLEQALNDIT, translated from the coding sequence ATGAAAATGGATCATAAAACACGTTTTGAAACGAAGGTTATTCACTCTGGCTATAATCCTAAGCAACATTTTGATAGTTTAAGTCCACCCATTTACCAAACATCAACATTTACGTTTTCTTCAATTGAACAAGGAGCCGGTCGATTTGCTGGTCAAGAAGATGGTTATATCTATTCTAGACTGGCTAATCCTACTGTTTCGATATTGGAGGAAAAAATGGCAAATCTAGAAGAGGGTGAAAGAGCTTTGGCCTTTTCTTCTGGTATGGCAGCTGTATCAGCCTCTATTATGAGTACGACAAAAGCAAATGATCATATATTGTGTTCAAAAGGAGTATATGGCTGTACATTCGGTCTGCTTGATATGTTAAAGGAAAAATATAGTATTAATTACACGTTTTCTACGCTGCAAACAAAAGAAGAAATTATAGCTAATATCCAAGATGAAACAACATGCATTTATATCGAAACACCAATCAATCCGACGATGAAATTAATCGATTTGCAATTAGTTACGAGCATTGCAAAAGAAAAAGGTATAACTGTCATTGTCGACAACACTTTCTCTACACCTTATTTGCAACAACCTCTATCAATTGGCTGTGATTTGGTTGTTCATAGTGCTACGAAGTATATTGGGGGGCATGGTGATGTAGTCGCTGGAGTCATTGTAGGAAAAGAAGAGACTGTTAATGAAATTAGGAAATCGACTCAAAAGGATTTAGGTGGAATTCTTTCTCCTTTTGATGCGTGGCTTTTAATACGAGGATTAAAAACATTAGCTATACGAATGGACCGCCATTGTGATTCCGCAGAGCAACTTGCCGATAAATTAAGGTTTCATCCCAAAATCAAAGCCGTATATTATCCTGGGCAAAAGCAACAAAGCGATTATGCGATTATGCAAAGACAAATGAAAAAAGGAGGAGGCCTAATTTCTTTTGAAGTCAAAGGAACGTTTGAAGACACTGTAAAAGTGGTTAATCGTTTGCAGTTAATCAAAATTGCTGTTAGTTTAGGTGATCCTGAAAGCTTAATTCAACACCCGGCATCTATGACACATGCGGTTGTTCCTAAGAGTGTTCGAGAAGAAATGGACATCTCTGATCAATTGCTCCGCTTATCTGTTGGCTTAGAGGCATGGGAAGATATATGGGCTGATTTAGAGCAAGCATTAAATGATATTACATGA
- a CDS encoding YneF family protein, whose protein sequence is MWIHILGYTIAVLAGVAIGFFIARKTMMSYLKKNPPFNEQMLRVMMMQMGQNPSQKKINQMMKAMQKQQSK, encoded by the coding sequence ATGTGGATTCATATTCTTGGGTATACAATAGCTGTTTTAGCCGGTGTCGCAATTGGCTTCTTTATAGCACGTAAGACGATGATGTCTTATTTGAAGAAGAACCCACCGTTTAATGAACAAATGCTACGCGTCATGATGATGCAAATGGGACAAAACCCATCTCAAAAGAAAATTAATCAAATGATGAAAGCTATGCAAAAGCAACAATCTAAATAA
- a CDS encoding CDGSH iron-sulfur domain-containing protein — MNEKQKVVIKVNDNGSFRVKGDIELVDGEGNVFTTKPTFSLCRCGASKNKPFCDGTHKAIGFESAPRA, encoded by the coding sequence ATGAATGAAAAGCAAAAAGTCGTTATTAAAGTTAATGACAATGGTTCGTTTCGAGTTAAAGGAGATATTGAGCTTGTTGATGGAGAAGGAAATGTATTTACAACAAAACCTACTTTCTCTTTGTGTCGATGTGGTGCATCAAAAAATAAGCCATTCTGTGATGGCACACATAAAGCAATTGGATTTGAAAGCGCACCAAGAGCCTAG